A window from Electrophorus electricus isolate fEleEle1 chromosome 7, fEleEle1.pri, whole genome shotgun sequence encodes these proteins:
- the LOC113581929 gene encoding polymeric immunoglobulin receptor-like: MLCRLIVIFFVQSIEWTRSQKTLSLQTGASVTVPCHYHLKYIQHKKYWCYDASSAYNYCRILAYANTTQEKVTVSDNPAQSLFTVSMRDLQKENSGAYWCAVEIGGRYEADIAEQLYLRVDSDPAVSVLESRVSGAEGSSVSVQCLYSAAYKKEVKKWCRSIDWTCYTVGRTNTSQNSAVQISDGGEGSFMVLMAGLKKTDAGWYWCSAGYLQVPVHLIISGSATRAVSPPAGVSVCLLKTVLCSVVLVLMMCAVLTVTSKRSCSSHMKNTHNSLLLLF; this comes from the exons ATGCTCTGTCGTttaattgtcattttctttgttcaGA GTATCGAGTGGACGCGGTCACAGAAGACGTTAAGTCTTCAGACTGGAGCGTCTGTCACAGTCCCATGTCATTATCATCTGAAATATATTCAGCACAAGAAATACTGGTGCTATGATGCTTCATCAGCGTACAATTACTGCAGGATTCTGGCATATGCCAATACCACACAGGAGAAGGTGACAGTGAGTGATAACCCAGCTCAGAGTCTCTTTACTGTCTCCATGAGGGACCTACAGAAGGAGAACTCTGGAGCGTACTGGTGTGCTGTGGAGATTGGAGGACGCTATGAGGCAGATATTGCAGAACAACTTTATTTGCGAGTTGACTCAG acccCGCGGTGTCTGTGCTGGAGAGCAGAGTGAGTGGAGCGGAGGGGAGCAGTGTCAGTGTCCAGTGTCTCTACAGCGCTGCATATAAGAAAGAGGTGAAGAAGTGGTGCAGATCTATAGACTGGACCTGCTACACAGTGGGGAGGACCAACACATCCCAGAATTCAGCAGTGCAGATCAGTGATGGTGGGGAAGGATCCTTCATGGTGTTGATGGCTGGACTGAAGAAGACTGATGCTGGCTGGTACTGGTGCTCTGCTGGATATCTACAGGTTCCTGTTCATCTTATCATCTCTGGATCTGCTACAC gtgcagtgtctccccctgctggtgtgtctgtgtgcctgctgAAGACGGTGCTGTGCTCCGTAGTTCTGGTCCTCATGATGTGTGCAGTCCTCACTGTCACATCAAAGAGAAGTTGCTCCAGTCATATGAAAAACACGCACAATAGTTTATTACTGCTATTCTAA
- the LOC113581930 gene encoding polymeric immunoglobulin receptor-like isoform X2, translating to MLCPLIVIFFVQSIEWTRSQKTLSLQTGASVTVPCHYDLKYIQHKKYWCYDASSAYNYCRILAYANTTQEKVTVSDNPAQSLFTVSMRDLQKENSGAYWCAVEIGGRYEPDVIEQLYLRVDSDPAVSVLESRVSGAEGSSVSVQCLYSAAYKKEVKKWCRSIDWTCYTVGRTNTSQNSAVQISDGGEGSFMVLMTGLKQTDAGWYWCSAGYLQVPVHLIISGSATRRWITAVTLAVLVGLTLLAGVAVWTCRKRHKATERNQSKSKERTADREHCDAEMDLAYSSVIFSGSKKQLGRSDPEKQKSEDPVTYSTLTDVKQNLE from the exons ATGCTCTGTCCTttaattgtcattttctttgttcaGA GTATCGAGTGGACGCGGTCACAGAAGACGTTAAGTCTTCAGACTGGAGCGTCTGTCACAGTCCCATGTCATTATGATCTGAAATATATTCAGCACAAGAAATACTGGTGCTATGATGCTTCATCAGCGTACAATTACTGCAGGATTCTGGCATATGCCAATACCACACAGGAGAAGGTGACAGTGAGTGATAACCCAGCTCAGAGTCTCTTTACTGTCTCCATGAGGGACCTACAGAAGGAGAACTCCGGAGCGTACTGGTGTGCTGTGGAGATTGGAGGACGCTATGAGCCAGATGTTATAGAACAACTTTATTTGCGAGTTGACTCAG acccCGCGGTGTCTGTGCTGGAGAGCAGAGTGAGTGGAGCGGAGGGGAGCAGTGTCAGTGTCCAGTGTCTCTACAGCGCTGCATATAAGAAAGAGGTGAAGAAGTGGTGCAGATCTATAGACTGGACCTGCTACACAGTGGGGAGGACCAACACATCCCAGAATTCAGCAGTGCAGATCAGTGATGGTGGGGAAGGATCCTTCATGGTGTTGATGACTGGACTGAAGCAGACTGATGCTGGCTGGTACTGGTGCTCTGCTGGATATCTACAGGTTCCTGTTCATCTCATCATCTCTGGATCTGCTACAC GGCGCTGGATCACAGCAGTGACCCTCGCTGTGTTGGTAGGTCTGACGCTTCTGGCTGGTGTGGCAGTCTGGACCTGCAGAAAGAGACACA AAGCCACAGAGCGCAATCAGTCTAAGAGCAAAGAGAGAACTGCTGACCGGGAACACTGCGAT GCTGAAATGGATTTGGCGTACAGCTCAGTTATTTTCAGTGGCAGTAAGAAACAATTAGGGCGGAGTGACCCAGAAAAACAG AAGTCTGAAGATCCAGTGACATACAGCACCTTGACAGATGTAAAACAAAATTTGGAATGA
- the LOC113581930 gene encoding polymeric immunoglobulin receptor-like isoform X1, whose translation MLCPLIVIFFVQSIEWTRSQKTLSLQTGASVTVPCHYDLKYIQHKKYWCYDASSAYNYCRILAYANTTQEKVTVSDNPAQSLFTVSMRDLQKENSGAYWCAVEIGGRYEPDVIEQLYLRVDSDPAVSVLESRVSGAEGSSVSVQCLYSAAYKKEVKKWCRSIDWTCYTVGRTNTSQNSAVQISDGGEGSFMVLMTGLKQTDAGWYWCSAGYLQVPVHLIISGSATRRWITAVTLAVLVGLTLLAGVAVWTCRKRHKATERNQSKSKERTADREHCDAEMDLAYSSVIFSGSKKQLGRSDPEKQQKSEDPVTYSTLTDVKQNLE comes from the exons ATGCTCTGTCCTttaattgtcattttctttgttcaGA GTATCGAGTGGACGCGGTCACAGAAGACGTTAAGTCTTCAGACTGGAGCGTCTGTCACAGTCCCATGTCATTATGATCTGAAATATATTCAGCACAAGAAATACTGGTGCTATGATGCTTCATCAGCGTACAATTACTGCAGGATTCTGGCATATGCCAATACCACACAGGAGAAGGTGACAGTGAGTGATAACCCAGCTCAGAGTCTCTTTACTGTCTCCATGAGGGACCTACAGAAGGAGAACTCCGGAGCGTACTGGTGTGCTGTGGAGATTGGAGGACGCTATGAGCCAGATGTTATAGAACAACTTTATTTGCGAGTTGACTCAG acccCGCGGTGTCTGTGCTGGAGAGCAGAGTGAGTGGAGCGGAGGGGAGCAGTGTCAGTGTCCAGTGTCTCTACAGCGCTGCATATAAGAAAGAGGTGAAGAAGTGGTGCAGATCTATAGACTGGACCTGCTACACAGTGGGGAGGACCAACACATCCCAGAATTCAGCAGTGCAGATCAGTGATGGTGGGGAAGGATCCTTCATGGTGTTGATGACTGGACTGAAGCAGACTGATGCTGGCTGGTACTGGTGCTCTGCTGGATATCTACAGGTTCCTGTTCATCTCATCATCTCTGGATCTGCTACAC GGCGCTGGATCACAGCAGTGACCCTCGCTGTGTTGGTAGGTCTGACGCTTCTGGCTGGTGTGGCAGTCTGGACCTGCAGAAAGAGACACA AAGCCACAGAGCGCAATCAGTCTAAGAGCAAAGAGAGAACTGCTGACCGGGAACACTGCGAT GCTGAAATGGATTTGGCGTACAGCTCAGTTATTTTCAGTGGCAGTAAGAAACAATTAGGGCGGAGTGACCCAGAAAAACAG CAGAAGTCTGAAGATCCAGTGACATACAGCACCTTGACAGATGTAAAACAAAATTTGGAATGA
- the LOC113581930 gene encoding polymeric immunoglobulin receptor-like isoform X3: protein MLCPLIVIFFVQSIEWTRSQKTLSLQTGASVTVPCHYDLKYIQHKKYWCYDASSAYNYCRILAYANTTQEKVTVSDNPAQSLFTVSMRDLQKENSGAYWCAVEIGGRYEPDVIEQLYLRVDSDPAVSVLESRVSGAEGSSVSVQCLYSAAYKKEVKKWCRSIDWTCYTVGRTNTSQNSAVQISDGGEGSFMVLMTGLKQTDAGWYWCSAGYLQVPVHLIISGSATRRWITAVTLAVLKPQSAISLRAKRELLTGNTAMLKWIWRTAQLFSVAVRNN from the exons ATGCTCTGTCCTttaattgtcattttctttgttcaGA GTATCGAGTGGACGCGGTCACAGAAGACGTTAAGTCTTCAGACTGGAGCGTCTGTCACAGTCCCATGTCATTATGATCTGAAATATATTCAGCACAAGAAATACTGGTGCTATGATGCTTCATCAGCGTACAATTACTGCAGGATTCTGGCATATGCCAATACCACACAGGAGAAGGTGACAGTGAGTGATAACCCAGCTCAGAGTCTCTTTACTGTCTCCATGAGGGACCTACAGAAGGAGAACTCCGGAGCGTACTGGTGTGCTGTGGAGATTGGAGGACGCTATGAGCCAGATGTTATAGAACAACTTTATTTGCGAGTTGACTCAG acccCGCGGTGTCTGTGCTGGAGAGCAGAGTGAGTGGAGCGGAGGGGAGCAGTGTCAGTGTCCAGTGTCTCTACAGCGCTGCATATAAGAAAGAGGTGAAGAAGTGGTGCAGATCTATAGACTGGACCTGCTACACAGTGGGGAGGACCAACACATCCCAGAATTCAGCAGTGCAGATCAGTGATGGTGGGGAAGGATCCTTCATGGTGTTGATGACTGGACTGAAGCAGACTGATGCTGGCTGGTACTGGTGCTCTGCTGGATATCTACAGGTTCCTGTTCATCTCATCATCTCTGGATCTGCTACAC GGCGCTGGATCACAGCAGTGACCCTCGCTGTGTTG AAGCCACAGAGCGCAATCAGTCTAAGAGCAAAGAGAGAACTGCTGACCGGGAACACTGCGAT GCTGAAATGGATTTGGCGTACAGCTCAGTTATTTTCAGTGGCAGTAAGAAACAATTAG